The following coding sequences are from one Spea bombifrons isolate aSpeBom1 chromosome 13, aSpeBom1.2.pri, whole genome shotgun sequence window:
- the LOC128470981 gene encoding C3a anaphylatoxin chemotactic receptor-like has product MRTENVSVQYASFILHILTCVIGVLGNAAVIYVYGFIMKKNKSKIWFLNLAVADFVFVLCLPLNAVAIFTSNWPFGPHVCKLYHFLSTCNMYVSIFTITALTIDRLLSVAKPIWHHRFFSRRFSYWICASIWVLTVLASLPTLFFSVEYKMAEQTECRLFDIGHINNEVNMDQTLSASDDSTFPENLWIFDENQTEINSSQSVSPVGGPNYFFSGPWMPETNLTELDMNQTSRVLDMNGTIPELRLLPLAVIPECFDGDCFTNVTHTLWNRMVHITESIILPLLAIGYIIPLCTILISNVIIILQVRKSQREKSPRLYQITVTVVVVYFLTWTPLVVGQLTLLACARSMDFDLMRKVYMILPLLYSIAYTNSCLNPIIYALVGKQVRRALREFVSSVRQSSSRSSHNNRSSKVSSGSK; this is encoded by the coding sequence ATGAGAACGGAGAATGTGTCCGTCCAATACGCCAGCTTTATATTACACATCCTCACCTGTGTCATCGGGGTGCTGGGCAACGCCGCTGTTATCTatgtttatggttttataatgaaaaaaaataagtctaAAATCTGGTTTCTGAACCTGGCCGTAGCGGATTTCGTCTTCGTCCTGTGCCTGCCGCTGAATGCCGTGGCAATATTTACGAGCAACTGGCCTTTCGGGCCCCACGTGTGTAAACTGTATCACTTCCTTTCtacatgtaacatgtatgtcagTATATTCACAATTACCGCCTTAACTATCGACCGGCTCCTGTCGGTGGCCAAACCCATCTGGCATCATAGGTTCTTCTCCCGGCGGTTCTCTTACTGGATCTGTGCCTCCATTTGGGTGTTAACGGTACTGGCCAGCCTTCCGACATTATTTTTTAGTGTTGAATACAAGATGGCTGAACAAACGGAATGTAGACTGTTTGATATTGGACATATTAATAATGAGGTCAATATGGATCAAACACTTAGCGCTTCAGATGATAGTACGTTTCCTGAAAATCTCTGGATTTTTGATGAAAACCAAACAGAAATAAacagtagccaatcagtgagTCCGGTTGGTGGGCCCAACTATTTTTTCAGTGGACCGTGGATGCCAGAGACAAACCTAACAGAACTGGATATGAACCAAACCTCAAGGGTTTTGGACATGAACGGAACAATACCTGAGTTACGTCTACTGCCTCTTGCTGTTATTCCAGAATGCTTTGACGGTGACTGTTTTACTAATGTGACCCACACGTTGTGGAATAGAATGGTGCATATAACAGAGAGTATTATCTTACCTCTTTTAGCCATCGGTTACATTATTCCTCTCTGCACAATCCTGATTTCCAATGTAATAATTATCTTGCAGGTTAGAAAATCCCAAAGAGAAAAGTCTCCTAGACTGTATCAGATTACAGTGACAGTGGTGGTGGTCTACTTCCTAACGTGGACACCACTGGTTGTAGGACAGCTCACGTTACTGGCGTGTGCTCGAAGTATGGACTTTGACCTAATGAGAAAAGTCTATATGATTTTGCCTTTACTATACAgcattgcctatactaatagcTGCTTAAACCCTATTATATATGCGCTGGTTGGTAAACAGGTTAGGAGAGCACTTAGAGAATTTGTTAGCTCCGTACGACAGAGCTCTTCCAGAAGTTCCCACAACAACCGAAGCAGTAAAGTTTCAAGCGGCTCAAAATGA
- the LOC128471594 gene encoding C3a anaphylatoxin chemotactic receptor-like: MRTENVAVQYASFILHILTCVIGVLGNATVIYVYGFIMKTNKSKIWFLNLAVADFVFVLCLPLNAVAIFTSNWPFGPHVCKLYHFLSICNMYVSIFTITALTIDRLLSVAKPIWHHKFFSRRFSYWICAFIWVLTVLASLPALFFSVEYKTAEHTECRLFDIEHINNEVNKDQTLDDYSYFPENSWIYYENQTEITSNQSLSPFGWPDNFFSGPWMPETNLTEPVINQTSRGHEENTFSRGMAYFPVPVAIPECIGNVCSIDMTPDEWNRMMHIRESIILPLLVICYIIPLCTILISNVIIVCRVTKSQKEKSSRLYQITVTVVVVYFLTWTPLVVGQLTLLACARSIHFAVMKKVYMILPLLYSIGYTNSCLNPIIYALVGKQVRRALREFVSSLQQSFSRSSPNNQ, from the coding sequence ATGAGAACGGAGAATGTGGCCGTCCAATACGCCAGCTTTATATTACACATCCTCACCTGTGTCATCGGGGTGCTGGGCAACGCCACTGTTATCTATGTTTACGgttttataatgaaaacaaataagtcTAAAATCTGGTTTCTGAACCTGGCCGTAGCGGATTTCGTCTTCGTCCTGTGCCTGCCGCTGAATGCCGTGGCAATATTTACGAGCAACTGGCCTTTCGGGCCCCACGTGTGTAAACTGTATCACTTCCTTTCTatatgtaacatgtatgtcagTATATTCACAATTACCGCCTTAACTATTGACCGGCTCCTGTCGGTGGCCAAACCCATCTGGCATCATAAGTTCTTCTCCCGGCGGTTCTCTTACTGGATCTGTGCCTTCATTTGGGTGTTAACGGTACTGGCCAGCCTTCCGGCATTATTTTTTAGTGTTGAATACAAGACAGCTGAACACACGGAATGTAGACTGTTTGATATTGAACATATTAATAATGAGGTCAATAAGGACCAAACACTTGATGACTACAGTTACTTTCCAGAAAATTCCTGGATTTATTACGAAAACCAAACAGAAATAACCAGTAACCAATCACTGAGCCCCTTTGGTTGGCCAGACAATTTTTTCAGTGGACCGTGGATGCCAGAGACAAACCTAACAGAACCGGTTATTAACCAAACCTCAAGGGGACATGAAGAAAACACTTTTTCAAGAGGTATGGCGTATTTTCCAGTTCCTGTTGCTATTCCGGAATGCATTGGCAATGTCTGTAGTATTGACATGACCCCCGATGAATGGAATAGAATGATGCATATAAGAGAGAGCATTATCTTACCTCTTTTAGTCATCTGTTACATTATCCCTCTCTGCACAATCCTGATTTCCAATGTAATAATTGTCTGTCGGGTTACAAAATCCCAAAAAGAAAAGTCTTCTAGACTGTATCAGATTACAGTGACAGTGGTGGTGGTCTACTTCCTAACGTGGACACCACTGGTTGTTGGGCAACTCACGTTACTGGCGTGTGCTCGAAGTATACACTTTGCCGTAATGAAGAAAGTCTATATGATTTTGCCTTTACTATACAGCATTGGCTATACTAATAGCTGCTTAAACCCTATTATATATGCGCTGGTTGGTAAACAGGTTAGGAGAGCACTTAGAGAATTTGTTAGCTCCTTACAACAGAGCTTTTCCAGGAGTTCCCCCAATAACCAGTAA